One Cryobacterium roopkundense genomic region harbors:
- a CDS encoding serine/threonine-protein kinase: MTANRAPSAPPDLPGFRFLSVLGSGGFADVFLYQQARPERQVAIKVLLKAELADGSVDEFAREANAMAMLSTHPSIVTIYEASVSRDGRPYLVMEYCPRPNLQVRYRKERFGVGEALRIAIQVAGAVETSHRAGILHRDIKPANILVTGYNRPALTDFGISAKTASGGDALVGMSIPWSPPESFHTPPDSGPASDVYALAATIYTLLAGRAPFHLPGGPNSSDAMIHRIAQAALPPLGRDDVPASLDEVLAHAMRKRPEERYVSALEFARALQKVQIELAMSVTQVDLLDDSPDAPDERDDDDGLTRVRKIVSIDPEQLPMPAPEPVTARRPLNDASHWTDRGPIGVVPDLAQTALRAESGGFAHDSMQPPALDDTSRRPEHTLPPVTEAVPTRSRRRWLVPSVLGGVGLLVAGGVALAFVLGGGAPGPVSADPSGSPVAPVDAIVESDVPALTDLVGAVGSSGVVFTWTNPSPLDGDLYLWREVAAGQEGVVKSVVDATVVVPPSETGRTCIEVSLRRADGRSSTAPSTGCAP; this comes from the coding sequence ATGACGGCCAATCGCGCCCCGAGCGCACCACCGGACCTGCCAGGGTTCCGGTTTCTCTCCGTTCTCGGATCCGGCGGCTTCGCCGACGTCTTCCTGTACCAGCAGGCACGGCCAGAGCGCCAGGTCGCCATCAAGGTGCTTCTGAAAGCGGAACTCGCTGACGGCAGCGTCGACGAGTTCGCGCGAGAGGCGAACGCGATGGCGATGTTGTCGACGCATCCCTCGATCGTGACCATCTATGAGGCCAGCGTCTCTCGAGACGGTCGACCGTATCTGGTGATGGAGTACTGCCCGCGGCCCAATTTGCAGGTGCGGTACCGGAAAGAACGATTCGGGGTGGGGGAGGCGCTACGCATCGCCATCCAGGTAGCGGGGGCGGTGGAGACCTCGCACCGGGCCGGTATCCTGCACCGCGACATCAAGCCGGCCAACATTCTCGTGACCGGCTACAACCGCCCCGCACTCACCGACTTCGGCATATCCGCGAAGACGGCGAGCGGCGGGGACGCCCTCGTGGGAATGTCCATTCCCTGGTCGCCGCCGGAATCCTTCCACACCCCTCCTGACAGCGGCCCGGCCTCCGACGTCTATGCTCTCGCCGCGACCATCTACACCCTCCTGGCGGGGCGGGCGCCGTTTCACCTTCCCGGCGGGCCCAATTCCAGCGATGCCATGATCCACCGCATCGCGCAGGCGGCGCTTCCCCCGCTCGGCCGTGACGATGTGCCCGCGTCGCTCGACGAGGTGCTCGCCCACGCCATGAGAAAGCGGCCGGAGGAGAGGTACGTCTCCGCCCTCGAATTCGCCAGGGCCCTGCAAAAGGTGCAGATCGAACTCGCCATGTCAGTGACGCAGGTTGACCTGCTTGACGACTCTCCGGACGCCCCCGACGAGCGCGATGACGACGACGGACTCACGCGCGTGCGCAAGATCGTGAGCATCGACCCCGAGCAGCTTCCGATGCCGGCACCCGAGCCCGTGACGGCACGCCGACCGCTGAACGACGCGAGCCACTGGACCGATCGCGGGCCCATCGGTGTCGTGCCGGATCTTGCACAAACCGCGCTACGCGCCGAATCTGGTGGGTTCGCGCACGACAGCATGCAGCCACCTGCGCTCGACGACACATCGCGACGACCGGAGCACACTCTCCCTCCGGTGACGGAAGCGGTGCCCACCCGCTCGCGGCGACGCTGGCTGGTGCCGTCCGTGCTCGGCGGCGTCGGCCTGCTCGTGGCCGGGGGGGTCGCTCTCGCCTTCGTGCTCGGGGGCGGAGCGCCCGGGCCGGTGTCTGCCGACCCGAGCGGCAGCCCGGTGGCGCCAGTAGACGCCATCGTCGAGTCCGATGTGCCCGCCCTCACCGATCTGGTCGGCGCCGTCGGCAGCTCAGGAGTGGTGTTCACGTGGACCAACCCCTCTCCGCTGGACGGCGACCTCTACCTCTGGCGGGAAGTCGCGGCCGGGCAGGAGGGCGTGGTGAAAAGTGTCGTGGATGCCACGGTGGTCGTGCCCCCGAGCGAAACGGGACGAACCTGCATCGAGGTGTCCCTGCGCAGAGCCGACGGACGAAGCTCCACGGCTCCGTCCACGGGGTGCGCACCGTGA
- a CDS encoding RDD family protein: MSQPGPALHFSGRSNARIGSRVGAYLLDVLWLSAPIVVAYGILYGVAMSMLSAGDYSTAIGLVSAGQIVAAALGIVLAIVYYVTLGHGQTPGMKAAGIRLVVLDSGASSGINEPGFLRALGRGLVFGLSIYIIVGPFSPLFDGTGASRGWHDKASGTWMVKTTTDAPLTAHESHSWEPVQRLAPPPAPPSTAPAVPAEVATETVLAPPRPAVPSASAVTPVGPPVPQRPPAPVPTVEPAPTAERAPTHPPALLAQSPSVSTEPGVISAVPGIQSMRRTPAPAPAPAPAPAPAPAPAPAPVAPQPARIGENEDLDRTRIAALPPSTASVQWILRLDTGEAVDVHGAGLIGRNPGTADGSPTQLISYADTTKSISKTHLSFGLEHGQLWVTDRRSTNGTSLIRAGQPVSAVAIDARIFLEAGDLLALGDRRIWVATR; this comes from the coding sequence ATGAGTCAGCCCGGTCCCGCCCTTCACTTCAGCGGTCGATCCAACGCCCGCATCGGCTCCCGAGTGGGTGCATACCTCCTCGATGTGCTGTGGCTGTCCGCTCCGATCGTGGTGGCCTACGGCATCCTTTATGGCGTGGCAATGTCGATGCTCAGCGCGGGAGACTACTCCACCGCGATCGGCCTGGTTTCAGCGGGCCAAATCGTGGCAGCGGCCTTGGGAATCGTGCTCGCGATCGTGTATTACGTGACACTAGGGCACGGTCAGACTCCGGGAATGAAGGCGGCGGGCATCCGTCTTGTCGTGCTCGATTCCGGGGCATCGTCTGGAATTAACGAGCCTGGTTTCTTGCGAGCCCTCGGTCGCGGTCTTGTATTCGGACTGAGCATCTACATCATCGTGGGGCCGTTCTCCCCGCTGTTCGACGGCACCGGCGCGAGTCGTGGCTGGCACGATAAGGCCTCGGGTACCTGGATGGTCAAGACGACAACGGATGCCCCACTCACCGCCCACGAGAGCCATTCCTGGGAGCCGGTGCAGCGACTCGCACCGCCGCCGGCCCCGCCGAGCACCGCCCCCGCAGTGCCTGCCGAAGTTGCGACCGAAACGGTGCTGGCGCCGCCGCGACCGGCGGTTCCCTCAGCCTCGGCCGTGACTCCCGTCGGCCCCCCGGTGCCGCAGCGACCTCCCGCACCGGTACCGACAGTCGAGCCCGCACCGACAGCAGAGCGGGCACCGACCCATCCGCCAGCTCTGCTGGCTCAGTCGCCTTCCGTGTCGACGGAACCCGGTGTGATCTCCGCAGTGCCGGGTATCCAGTCGATGCGCCGCACGCCGGCACCGGCACCGGCACCGGCACCGGCACCGGCACCGGCACCGGCGCCGGCGCCGGCGCCGGTGGCGCCTCAGCCCGCCCGGATCGGCGAAAATGAAGACCTCGACCGTACTCGAATCGCCGCGCTCCCTCCGTCGACCGCGTCCGTGCAGTGGATCCTGCGGCTGGATACCGGTGAAGCGGTCGACGTGCATGGTGCCGGCCTGATCGGTCGCAACCCGGGCACGGCCGACGGATCGCCGACTCAGCTGATCAGTTACGCCGACACCACCAAGTCAATCTCCAAGACCCACCTGAGCTTCGGCCTCGAGCATGGGCAGCTCTGGGTGACCGATCGCCGTTCGACCAACGGCACATCACTCATTCGCGCGGGGCAGCCCGTGAGCGCGGTCGCGATCGACGCGCGAATCTTCCTCGAAGCCGGCGACCTGCTCGCGCTCGGGGATCGCCGCATCTGGGTGGCGACACGATGA
- a CDS encoding FHA domain-containing protein, whose translation MNSYSSGTWLGVVTENGVAVLPGDTTPAMLANVYESLLEGAGLGALLDALTGSFGTSFALIPSFAIVTLGADEARIAVRGALSVAVQGDADHGRMLVSGARVTTWSESVSVNPASIEIVTDAAGDVSALLPIATGVVWCDSVRITLRPEDSAPDAVPEMDLVAQIEAAPEPGAAPEPEAAQEPVAVREPAAAPSGPVSARAHANASVSARTPAPVPSPVVVTSETLAVPEHTMGRDYDGLWDGSGLTPGGETPAYRPAAARSTLIDGLPAFVPPSVAGDAEAAVEIDLDHDSDFDHDHDGETLSVEQVRGLMRSSPTPPLWAAAVASAPPGSLLISSGGQVRLDRGAIIGRKPSAGRFAADRMPHLITVPSPQQDISRSHVEIRCEGSTVLALDLGTTNGTRLLRAGKEPERLHPQEPTMLVFGDVLDLGDEITVTFLELV comes from the coding sequence ATGAACAGCTACTCCTCCGGAACCTGGCTCGGTGTCGTCACCGAGAACGGTGTTGCCGTGCTTCCCGGCGATACGACTCCCGCCATGCTCGCGAATGTCTACGAGTCGCTCCTCGAGGGTGCCGGTCTCGGCGCCCTGCTCGATGCACTGACCGGATCCTTCGGCACAAGTTTCGCGCTCATTCCCAGTTTTGCCATCGTCACGCTGGGTGCCGACGAGGCCCGCATCGCCGTGCGAGGTGCGCTCTCCGTTGCCGTGCAGGGAGACGCCGACCACGGTCGCATGCTCGTGTCCGGTGCCAGGGTCACCACCTGGAGCGAGAGCGTGTCGGTGAATCCGGCGTCGATCGAGATTGTGACGGATGCCGCTGGCGACGTCTCCGCACTGCTCCCGATCGCGACCGGCGTGGTCTGGTGCGATTCGGTGCGCATCACGCTGCGGCCGGAGGACTCCGCTCCTGACGCCGTTCCAGAGATGGACCTGGTGGCGCAGATCGAGGCAGCGCCGGAGCCGGGAGCAGCGCCGGAGCCGGAAGCAGCGCAGGAACCGGTGGCCGTGCGGGAACCGGCTGCCGCACCGAGCGGGCCGGTGTCGGCACGCGCCCACGCCAACGCGTCGGTCTCGGCCCGAACTCCCGCACCTGTACCCTCGCCGGTCGTCGTGACGAGTGAGACGCTGGCCGTTCCGGAGCACACGATGGGCCGGGACTACGACGGGCTCTGGGATGGCAGCGGGCTCACGCCCGGAGGTGAGACCCCTGCCTACCGGCCGGCCGCGGCCCGTTCAACGCTGATCGATGGGCTTCCCGCGTTTGTTCCCCCGTCCGTCGCCGGCGACGCCGAGGCGGCGGTCGAGATCGACCTCGATCACGACAGCGACTTCGACCACGACCACGACGGAGAAACACTCTCGGTGGAGCAGGTTCGCGGCCTGATGCGCTCGTCGCCCACGCCGCCCCTGTGGGCGGCCGCCGTCGCATCCGCTCCTCCCGGGAGTCTGCTGATCTCCAGCGGCGGGCAGGTGCGGCTTGATCGGGGAGCGATTATCGGCCGTAAACCGAGTGCCGGGCGCTTTGCCGCCGACAGGATGCCGCACCTCATCACCGTGCCGAGCCCCCAGCAAGACATCTCGCGCAGCCACGTGGAGATCCGGTGCGAGGGGTCGACGGTGCTCGCCCTCGACCTCGGTACCACCAACGGAACCCGGCTGCTGCGGGCCGGCAAGGAACCGGAAAGGCTGCATCCGCAGGAGCCCACCATGCTCGTTTTCGGAGACGTGCTCGACCTCGGCGACGAGATCACGGTCACCTTCCTCGAGCTCGTATGA
- a CDS encoding FtsK/SpoIIIE domain-containing protein has protein sequence MRLKLTLQRAGLFDIDVSLTADATAYVGDIATTLYAADPLRAGALIPERLTLQVRGDSVDGAPLPVRVIDPAIDLTEAGLRSGAVVELVQASEDFVRPGENRGPAAARVSILSGPDAGRDFDIPFGASTVGRDYGVDVRLGDPLVSKRHARINVADGVEILDLGSANGILMGGELVSRTQLSAADVVNLGDTELSVSPLQQLASAVASAPVVEFVRSPRVVGRYPGIELLAPTAPKAPQKQRFPYLSIVAPIIMGVVLFLVTKQLLSLAFVALSPLLVVGAFVDGAITSRRTLKAQIKQFEAALLASEKSQVRAHEAERLARLAESPSLAEVIDAVRRRGPIMWTHRPEHEGFLTARLGLGQAPSRSVLALPGTNDSLPEYWERLEAAALRFSVIDDVPITVDWRSSGALGLVGAREQLDGVARGILLQTIGLHSPAELVVTAFTSPSSRATWGWLQWLPHTSSPHSPIAGDHLADNPGGAQALLARLEALVDERVDEAALRGALPTRDRGSDTEEKEPARIPAVIVLIENDAPVDRGRITRLAERGADANVHVIWCAASVDRIPAVCRSFLVLDTVPGVPGPLVGHVRVGERSFPVATETLTLAAAERLARALAPVVDVGSPVSDDSDLPRSVSYASLSGLDLVNEADAVTERWRENNSLTPRDGSAPVRRKKDGNLRALVGHAGSEPFHLDLRSQGPHALVGGTTGAGKSEFLQSWVLGMAAAHSPDRATFLFVDYKGGTAFAECVGLPHTVGLVTDLSPHLVRRALTSLRAELRYREHLLNRKNAKDLVSLEKTGDPETPPSLVIIVDEFAALATEVPEFVDGVVDVAQRGRSLGLHLILATQRPAGVIKDNLRANTNLRIALRMADAEDSSDILGTPMAAQFDPAIPGRGAAKTGPGRITTFQTGYAGGWTTDTPPRPRIDVNELGFGSGADWDMPEVELDEVAEPGPTDISRMVTTITEAAARAGVPAPRKPWLDELAAVYDFSVQAHTRVDGELLLGVIDDPATQAQPTLFYRPDRDGNMAIFGAGGSGKSAALRTIAVAAAFAAQGGQVQVYGLDFGAGGLSMLEDLPNVGAIISGDDDERVTRLLRSLRDIVDDRAVRFAAVRAGTIGEYRRLANKPDEPRILLLVDGIGAFREAYEFASNSQWFAVFAQIAVDGRQLGVHVVMTGDRPNSVPTSISSTVQKRLVLRLATDDDYLMLGVPKDVLSVTSPPGRGIIDGNEVQLAILGASSNLTVQSREVERLAASMRRQHFAVAPGVGRLPERAPLAELPTTDARGLAVVGLADVNLAPIGVEARGAFLLSGPPGSGRTTALATFAAALERGPGHPFLALFGSRRTPLAQAAGFGMVANTVDAVLLAATRLTERIEAGEFAPGALAVLIEGITDFTSTDAESAVDRLVKAAVRADTFVVGESESSTWQQAYTLAAPFKAGRRGLLLVPGEMDGDMLLGTPLGRIKNGDFPPGRGFLIAGGRAVRAQIAVAT, from the coding sequence ATGCGTCTGAAACTCACTCTGCAGAGGGCCGGCCTCTTCGACATCGACGTATCGCTGACAGCGGATGCCACGGCGTACGTGGGCGACATCGCCACAACCCTGTATGCGGCCGATCCGCTGAGGGCGGGCGCGCTCATCCCCGAGCGGCTCACACTTCAGGTGCGGGGGGACTCTGTCGACGGCGCGCCCCTTCCGGTGCGCGTGATCGACCCCGCGATCGATCTCACGGAGGCGGGGCTGAGGTCTGGAGCCGTGGTGGAACTCGTTCAGGCGAGTGAGGACTTCGTGCGGCCCGGCGAAAACCGCGGTCCGGCGGCCGCTCGGGTATCGATCCTGTCCGGACCGGATGCCGGCCGGGACTTCGATATCCCCTTCGGCGCGAGCACCGTGGGCCGCGACTACGGGGTGGACGTGCGCCTCGGTGACCCTCTGGTGTCGAAGCGGCACGCCCGCATCAACGTTGCGGACGGGGTGGAGATCCTCGACCTCGGGTCGGCGAACGGCATTCTGATGGGCGGTGAGCTGGTGTCGCGCACCCAGCTGTCGGCGGCTGACGTGGTGAACCTCGGCGACACGGAACTGAGCGTCTCACCGCTGCAGCAGCTGGCATCCGCTGTGGCTAGCGCGCCCGTGGTGGAATTTGTGCGCAGCCCGCGGGTGGTGGGCCGCTACCCGGGGATCGAGCTCCTCGCGCCCACGGCCCCGAAGGCGCCACAGAAGCAGCGTTTTCCCTACCTGTCGATCGTGGCCCCGATAATCATGGGAGTCGTGCTGTTCCTTGTGACCAAACAGTTGCTGAGCCTCGCGTTCGTCGCATTAAGCCCGTTGCTTGTGGTCGGAGCTTTCGTTGACGGTGCCATCACCTCCCGTCGCACCCTGAAAGCGCAGATCAAGCAGTTCGAGGCCGCCCTGCTGGCGAGTGAGAAAAGCCAGGTTCGTGCGCACGAGGCTGAACGGCTGGCCCGGTTGGCGGAGTCCCCGTCGTTGGCAGAGGTGATCGACGCCGTGCGGCGGCGCGGGCCAATCATGTGGACTCACCGGCCGGAGCATGAAGGATTCCTCACCGCTCGCCTCGGCCTCGGTCAGGCTCCCTCGCGCAGCGTGCTCGCACTGCCGGGCACGAATGATTCGCTGCCCGAATACTGGGAGCGACTAGAGGCGGCTGCCCTGCGGTTCAGCGTGATCGACGACGTGCCCATCACCGTGGACTGGCGCTCAAGTGGAGCCCTCGGGCTCGTGGGAGCGCGCGAGCAACTCGATGGCGTGGCCCGCGGCATTCTGCTGCAGACAATCGGCCTGCATTCGCCGGCTGAACTCGTGGTGACAGCGTTCACCTCACCGTCATCGCGAGCCACCTGGGGCTGGCTGCAGTGGCTGCCGCACACGAGCTCCCCGCACAGCCCGATCGCGGGAGACCATCTCGCCGACAACCCCGGAGGCGCGCAGGCGCTGCTCGCACGCCTCGAGGCGCTCGTGGATGAGCGCGTTGACGAGGCCGCCTTGCGAGGGGCGCTCCCCACGCGCGATCGCGGCTCCGACACCGAGGAGAAGGAGCCAGCCCGCATTCCGGCGGTCATTGTGCTGATCGAAAACGATGCCCCGGTCGACCGCGGGCGCATCACCCGGCTGGCCGAGCGGGGCGCGGATGCTAACGTGCACGTGATCTGGTGCGCCGCGTCGGTCGATCGAATTCCGGCCGTGTGCCGCAGCTTTCTGGTGCTGGACACGGTACCGGGGGTGCCGGGGCCGCTGGTGGGGCACGTTCGCGTGGGCGAGCGCAGCTTTCCCGTGGCAACGGAGACCCTCACGCTCGCCGCAGCGGAGCGTCTTGCGCGGGCGCTGGCCCCTGTTGTCGATGTGGGGTCGCCCGTCAGCGACGATTCCGACCTGCCACGGTCGGTCTCGTACGCAAGCCTCAGCGGCCTCGACCTGGTGAACGAAGCGGATGCCGTAACCGAGAGGTGGCGCGAGAACAATTCCCTGACGCCGCGGGACGGTTCCGCGCCCGTGCGGCGAAAAAAGGATGGCAATCTGCGTGCCCTCGTGGGTCATGCCGGCAGCGAGCCCTTCCACCTCGACCTGCGCAGCCAGGGGCCGCACGCCCTCGTGGGCGGAACCACAGGGGCCGGCAAGAGCGAATTCCTGCAGTCTTGGGTGCTGGGCATGGCCGCGGCGCACAGCCCCGACCGGGCCACGTTCCTGTTCGTCGACTATAAGGGTGGTACGGCGTTCGCGGAGTGCGTCGGCCTGCCGCACACGGTGGGACTTGTCACCGACCTCTCTCCGCACCTCGTGCGTCGCGCTCTCACCTCTCTTCGGGCCGAGTTGCGCTACCGCGAACATCTGCTCAATCGCAAGAATGCCAAAGACCTCGTATCGCTTGAGAAAACAGGCGACCCAGAGACGCCGCCGAGCCTCGTGATCATCGTGGACGAATTCGCGGCGCTGGCCACCGAGGTGCCCGAATTCGTCGATGGCGTCGTGGATGTGGCGCAGCGCGGGCGTTCCCTCGGACTGCACCTCATTCTCGCCACCCAGCGTCCGGCGGGCGTGATCAAGGACAATCTGCGCGCCAACACGAACCTGCGAATCGCCCTGCGCATGGCGGATGCCGAGGACTCGAGCGACATTCTCGGTACACCGATGGCAGCCCAGTTCGACCCTGCTATTCCCGGGCGGGGCGCCGCGAAGACCGGGCCAGGGCGCATCACGACGTTCCAGACGGGCTACGCCGGAGGCTGGACCACCGACACGCCGCCGCGCCCGCGCATCGACGTGAACGAGTTGGGCTTCGGCTCGGGGGCGGACTGGGACATGCCTGAGGTGGAACTCGACGAGGTGGCCGAACCAGGACCGACCGACATTTCGCGGATGGTAACCACCATCACCGAAGCGGCCGCGCGCGCGGGGGTTCCTGCGCCGCGCAAGCCGTGGCTCGACGAACTCGCCGCGGTTTACGATTTCTCGGTGCAGGCCCACACCCGGGTAGACGGCGAGCTGCTCCTCGGGGTGATCGACGACCCGGCCACGCAGGCCCAGCCCACTCTGTTCTACCGGCCGGACCGCGACGGAAACATGGCCATCTTCGGCGCGGGCGGCTCGGGAAAGAGCGCGGCCTTGCGCACGATCGCCGTGGCCGCCGCATTCGCCGCACAGGGCGGCCAGGTGCAGGTCTACGGGCTCGACTTCGGGGCCGGAGGCCTCAGCATGCTCGAAGACCTGCCCAACGTAGGCGCGATCATCAGCGGCGACGACGACGAGCGCGTCACACGGCTGCTGCGCAGCCTGCGCGACATCGTCGACGACCGTGCCGTGCGGTTCGCCGCCGTGCGGGCCGGTACCATCGGCGAATACCGTCGGCTCGCCAATAAGCCAGACGAGCCTCGCATTCTCTTGCTGGTTGACGGTATCGGGGCGTTTCGTGAGGCGTACGAGTTCGCCTCGAATTCCCAGTGGTTCGCGGTGTTCGCGCAGATTGCGGTCGACGGGCGCCAGCTCGGCGTGCACGTCGTGATGACGGGGGACCGCCCCAATTCGGTGCCAACATCGATCAGTTCCACCGTGCAGAAGAGACTGGTGCTGCGCCTCGCCACCGACGACGACTACCTGATGCTCGGTGTGCCCAAAGATGTGCTGAGCGTTACGTCGCCGCCCGGCCGCGGAATCATCGACGGCAACGAAGTGCAGTTGGCCATTCTCGGGGCGAGTTCGAACCTCACAGTGCAGTCGCGTGAGGTGGAGCGCCTCGCAGCGAGTATGCGGCGCCAGCACTTTGCCGTGGCGCCGGGCGTGGGTCGGCTGCCCGAACGCGCGCCGCTCGCCGAACTGCCGACAACGGATGCCCGTGGCTTGGCGGTCGTCGGCCTCGCCGACGTGAATCTCGCGCCCATCGGCGTGGAGGCGCGCGGGGCGTTCCTGCTATCGGGGCCTCCCGGCAGTGGGCGAACCACCGCTCTCGCCACGTTCGCCGCGGCGCTCGAACGCGGGCCGGGGCATCCGTTTCTGGCGCTGTTCGGCTCTCGCCGTACCCCGCTGGCGCAGGCCGCCGGGTTCGGAATGGTGGCGAACACCGTGGACGCCGTGCTGCTCGCGGCCACCCGCCTGACCGAGCGGATAGAGGCCGGGGAATTCGCGCCCGGTGCCCTCGCCGTGCTGATCGAGGGCATCACCGACTTCACCTCCACCGACGCAGAGTCAGCGGTTGACCGGCTCGTGAAGGCTGCCGTGCGAGCGGATACCTTCGTGGTCGGCGAATCGGAAAGCTCCACGTGGCAGCAGGCGTATACCCTCGCGGCACCGTTCAAGGCGGGCCGCCGCGGGTTGCTCCTCGTTCCCGGCGAGATGGACGGCGACATGTTGCTGGGCACCCCGCTCGGACGCATTAAGAATGGCGATTTTCCCCCAGGTCGGGGATTTCTCATTGCCGGCGGCCGTGCCGTGCGGGCGCAGATTGCGGTGGCCACGTGA
- a CDS encoding PP2C family protein-serine/threonine phosphatase translates to MRKPRRAPAPVREAAPIAVSVGAATDVGLRRQSNEDAYLAQGSLYLVADGMGGHVAGEIASATVISAFTDLSLRPSVTLDRLRETFADAVARVAALPVGAGAGAGTTLTGVAIGSLDQNAYWIVLNLGDSRTYRLSSRVLEQISVDHSVVQELVDSGELTAAQAATNAQRNIVTRSIGAGSRSEPDYWFIPAEPGDRILVCSDGLTGELSDEHIRSILNAEPEPQAAAARLVREALQRGGRDNVTVVVVDALSILGDLEGDETIPRHLTAVADTPPDFDDTIPRDRLTDGVNHL, encoded by the coding sequence ATGAGGAAGCCCAGACGCGCTCCCGCTCCCGTGCGGGAGGCTGCTCCCATTGCGGTGAGCGTCGGCGCGGCAACGGATGTCGGGTTGCGCCGCCAGAGCAATGAGGACGCCTATTTGGCGCAGGGCTCTCTCTACCTCGTGGCCGACGGGATGGGCGGGCACGTGGCCGGCGAGATCGCGAGCGCAACCGTGATTTCCGCCTTCACCGACCTGTCGCTGCGACCGAGCGTCACGCTCGATCGGCTGCGCGAAACCTTTGCCGACGCCGTGGCGCGGGTGGCGGCCCTGCCCGTGGGCGCGGGGGCAGGTGCGGGTACGACGCTCACCGGCGTGGCCATCGGGTCGCTCGACCAGAACGCGTATTGGATCGTACTCAACCTTGGAGACTCCCGCACCTATCGTCTGAGCTCTCGGGTGCTTGAGCAGATCAGCGTCGACCATTCAGTTGTGCAGGAACTCGTTGACAGCGGCGAGCTCACTGCGGCGCAGGCGGCCACGAATGCCCAACGCAATATCGTCACCCGTTCGATCGGGGCGGGCAGTCGCAGCGAACCGGATTACTGGTTCATTCCGGCCGAGCCGGGCGACCGAATTTTGGTGTGCTCCGACGGGCTCACTGGCGAGCTGAGCGATGAGCACATCCGTTCCATCCTGAACGCCGAGCCCGAGCCGCAGGCCGCCGCAGCACGCCTGGTGCGGGAGGCGTTGCAGCGAGGGGGCCGCGACAACGTGACCGTGGTCGTCGTCGACGCCCTGTCGATCCTCGGAGATCTCGAGGGTGACGAAACGATACCTCGGCACCTCACCGCGGTGGCTGACACCCCACCCGATTTTGATGACACTATTCCGCGTGACCGACTGACCGATGGAGTCAACCACCTATGA